One window of Triplophysa rosa linkage group LG8, Trosa_1v2, whole genome shotgun sequence genomic DNA carries:
- the LOC130557459 gene encoding uncharacterized protein LOC130557459 — protein MDDDADIAVVGIGCNFPGGEGLENFWRVLLHGKNCVIQIPNERFDLTQWYDSDDSKPGKTYTAKAALIDGLNEFDHKFFGITEAESANMDPQHKLLLQCTYRALENAGIPMEKASGTSTGVFLGLMNRDFEVASARINPKQIDHSYSTGIAMSIAANRISYTFNFTGPSLSIDCACSSSLVALHFACQAIKQGDCEMALCGGVTCILEPTVFVALSKAKMISPEGTSKPFSRKADGYGRGEGCGVVVLKPLKKALQDHDHIWGIISKTAVNQDGHTVSPITKPSMIQQEELLRKIYSTDTELTSVQYIEAHGTGTPVGDPVEAGSISKVIAKARPHECGPLLIGSVKSNIGHTESAAGVAGLIKILLMMKHETFVPSVFYSEDNSSIDTKSLNLKIPTTAEKWLSDNAVRTAGVNNFGFGGTNAHAVVRQYVQSKKTRNQISKSHQFFVLSATSEKSLKIMMEDAAEQISAGTITDLQSLLFTSACRRSHLKHKYRKVFQTSSLTDLKETLTAAQQKKLVPSKTDSKLVFVFCGNGVTYPGMCKQLLKQEPVFREVVEKIETLMQSYSSFNLYEKLESKSDDFTDPKVVQPLLFAIQVAITSLLKHWGITPDAVLGHSIGEVAAAHCSGLLSLEDAVKVIHYRSSLQSTVTGGKMLVVSNMAVSEILKLLPSYSGRVCLAAYNSPQSCTLSGDAEDIDRLHQYLSNSAREKDLFLHVLDVPAAYHSHMMDPIVSRVKENIASLQGQNLVTELFSTVTGESLCSTDFITGEYWARNIREPVAFEQAVRSAAKNRRNVIFVEIGPRRSLHRYITETLGNDVNVLPSVQPDKDHDTVLAIVSKLFELGVKVDWGMFYKGFETEPIPHPRYQFDNVKKDVFSSDFQLAGPTSNHPVVTQMSSDSSVFSCDLLSDSVAFLQDHKHNGVAILPGALYAELGLATFMVYAKPKVPLSSLQLSVAFQSPFIFTQNAPKMQVKLDPSDNLAMNTCNFKVQSNSAVYAYGSVEAKPGRMPEVQTISLDSVFKRCTCLITTEELYKHLSQTGLEYGSVFINKSDVYCGEEFRECISVLRIPEELLLHLHDYYLHPVVLDYVMQLIPGTMVGKLSARPQFPAQIGSLTVFEPFQEEMVVYLKAIHEGEDNFEICGCLTNKQGKVLVELRHVKIRMLGSRSYVVDEYFFHHSFSITAEDATLNTSIKALVFSDEVGISKALQQYLDPTSRYIPSSNGITLLECGPEFLLSKLKISNVKKHFQEILFMWGDADLTSLKSENVLDIMAGCCEIFRKIVGYLKANHFPGAIRVITYRSSESLVDYISPGFVLLGMIRACAAELSELSFQLIDLGSVSSEDIKALAQVLRSYPCSKYPELIVKEGTILKPEIIHTALPNMESTSKSVHMLHNEVFTLQTSDPYEITNLSATKVDNSVEPIQGKNIEVQISKICVHSSDYFPVSTSEFTYGQTMYWNKHTTQNHKLLALDFNGIVTAVGKDVDKLKVGDQIVCCYPVAAISKVVLPASVCYKTKRLSFLKDNPCMSYMLLAWEILHEILPKAKNQRKLAIFSTVPDSCLMKVLTTTANRSGWIIRVSTQADQLACDFHEVEGAVLLPPYNEKIIETVNKVTVIKDVVLVCDNLREFQVNPKTFRNTNDEVHIHFLSMSQIMQKWSLRINMTKVYRWLKSMHLDRKSLDLNTTHFQRRKSQDIDLLFVKESDSYFTSQILPIIILNNDYKNQLSDIPVLAKHRLFQKNSVYIVTGGLTGLGYETVKFIAQKGGGNIVIFSRSNPNPQIQQECQNVSDRYGSVIKCLQCDVSVSEQVEQAIAHIGKLFPSSPVKGVFHSAVVLHDGLIESLDKSLYEKVMKPKVNGAINLHRATKHCHLDYFVCYSSISAFIGNASQTNYAAANTFMDTFCQYRRNMGLSGQSISWGALNLGLLLNKVHFQRFLEAKGIMLLEVPEILESLEQCLLINKPQQVVCKFNFKNNWNNVLSQNKSLSARLYRLTEEALRKDRISLSRPDQPITSPHEYMRSMISETIGVEMDDLNDDTHLSDLGLDSMLAMTLQNKIFQDRCVNVPLVTLLDPNSTLSSLIKILQDNSVEENQSKDENISTYL, from the exons gTTTGATGAACAGAGACTTTGAGGTGGCCTCAGCGAGAATTAACCCAAAACAAATAGATCACTCCTATAGTACTGGTATAGCAATGAGCATAGCTGCCAACCGCATCTCCTACACATTTAACTTTACTGGTCCTTCACTATCCATTGACTGTGCCTGTTCCTCATCGCTTGTTGCCCTTCACTTTGCTTGTCAGGCCATAAAACAAG GTGACTGTGAAATGGCTTTGTGTGGAGGTGTGACCTGCATACTGGAGCCAACAGTGTTTGTGGCTCTCTCCAAGGCAAAGATGATCTCCCCTGAAGGTACCAGTAAACCTTTCAGTAGAAAAGCAGATGGATATGGGAGAGGAGAAGGCTGTGGGGTTGTTGTTCTAAAGCCTCTGAAAAAG GCACTTCAAGACCACGATCATATCTGGGGAATCATTAGCAAAACAGCAGTAAATCAAGATGGTCACACTGTTAGCCCGATCACCAAACCATCCATGATACAGCAAGAGGAGCTGCTTAGAAAAATCTactcaacagacactgaactgacTAGTGTCCAGTACATTGAGGCTCATGGGACGGGGACTCCAGTTGGAGATCCAGTAGAGGCAGGTAGTATTTCGAAAGTCATTGCCAAAGCAAGACCTCATGAATGTGGACCACTCCTCATTGGTTCTGTTAAGAGCAACATTGGACACACAGAATCTGCAGCAGGTGTTGCCGGACTTATAAAGATCCTCTTGATGATGAAGCATGAAACATTTGTGCCCTCAGTGTTCTACTCAGAAGATAACTCCAGCATAGACACTAAATCTCTCAATCTAAAAATTCCCACCACAGCAGAGAAATGGCTCAGTGATAATGCTGTGAGAACGGCTGGAGTCAATAATTTTGGGTTTGGTGGAACAAACGCACATGCAGTAGTCAGACAGTATGTGCagtcaaagaaaacaagaaatcaGATCAGTAAATCACATCAGTTCTTTGTTCTTTCTGCAACCTCTGAAAAATCACTCAAAATTATGATGGAAGATGCTGCAGAACAGATTAGTGCTGGGACTATAACAGATCTACAATCTTTACTGTTCACATCTGCTTGTAGAAGAAGTCATCTGAAACACAAATACAGGAAAGTATTTCAGACATCATCCTTGACAGACCTGAAAGAGACACTTACTGCTGCCCAACAGAAAAAGCTTGTCCCCTCAAAGACAGACTCCAAGTTAGTCTTTGTGTTTTGTGGGAATGGTGTAACTTATCCTGGTATGTGCAAGCAGCTCCTAAAACAAGAACCTGTTTTTAGAGAAGTCGTGGAGAAGATCGAAACCCTGATGCAAAGCTACTCAAGTTTCAACCTGTATGAGAAGTTAGAAAGTAAATCTGATGACTTCACTGATCCAAAGGTTGTCCAGCCTCTCCTGTTTGCTATTCAGGTCGCGATTACTAGCCTCCTAAAGCACTGGGGCATCACTCCTGATGCTGTTCTTGGGCACTCCATTGGAGAGGTTGCTGCAGCTCATTGTTCTGGTTTGTTGTCACTCGAGGATGCAGTCAAAGTCATCCACTATCGCAGTTCATTGCAAAGCACTGTAACAGGAGGGAAGATGCTGGTTGTCAGTAATATGGCTGTTTCTGAAATCTTGAAACTTCTTCCATCTTATTCAGGAAGGGTTTGTCTGGCTGCTTACAACAGCCCACAGTCATGTACCCTGTCAGGAGATGCAGAGGACATTGACAGATTGCATCAATATTTAAGCAACTCAGCCAGAGAAAAAGATCTGTTCCTTCATGTTCTGGATGTCCCTGCTGCCTATCACAGCCACATGATGGATCCCATTGTATCCAGAGTGAAAGAGAATATAGCCTCATTACAGGGACAAAATCTGGTGACAGAATTGTTCTCAACAGTGACTGGTGAAAGTTTGTGCTCCACAGATTTTATTACTGGTGAATACTGGGCAAGAAATATCAGGGAGCCAGTTGCATTTGAACAAGCGGTAAGATCAGCAGCTAAAAACAGGAGGAATGTGATCTTTGTTGAGATTGGCCCAAGAAGATCTTTGCACAGGTACATCACAGAGACTCTGGGAAATGACGTCAATGTTCTTCCCTCAGTGCAACCAGATAAGGATCACGATACAGTGCTTGCTATTGTATCCAAATTATTTGAGCTTGGAGTCAAAGTGGACTGGGGAATGTTTTACAAAGGATTTGAGACTGAACCAATTCCTCACCCACGCTATCAGTTTGATAATGTGAAGAAAGATGTCTTCTCCTCTGATTTCCAGTTGGCTGGTCCTACCAGCAACCACCCAGTAGTTACACAAATGAGTTCAGACAGTTCAGTGTTCAGCTGTGATTTATTATCTGACTCAGTGGCCTTCCTGCAGGACCATAAACATAACGGTGTTGCCATCCTTCCTGGTGCATTGTATGCTGAATTGGGCCTAGCAACATTCATGGTGTATGCAAAACCAAAAGTCCCACTCAGTTCTCTGCAGCTCAGCGTCGCATTCCAGAGTCCTTTCATTTTCACCCAGAATGCCCCAAAAATGCAAGTAAAATTGGATCCATCAGACAATTTAGCAATGAACACATGCAATTTCAAAGTACAGTCTAATTCTGCAGTATATGCATATGGCAGTGTAGAAGCAAAGCCAGGTAGAATGCCTGAAGTGCAGACCATTTCATTGGACTCTGTCTTCAAACGATGCACATGCCTCATCACTACAGAAGAGCTTTACAAACATCTTAGTCAGACAGGACTTGAGTACGGTTCTGTCTTCATAAATAAATCAGATGTTTATTGTGGTGAAGAATTCAGAGAGTGCATATCTGTTTTGAGGATCCCAGAAGAATTACTTCTTCATTTGCATGACTATTACCTTCACCCCGTTGTCTTGGATTATGTCATGCAGCTTATTCCCGGAACTATGGTGGGCAAGCTTTCAGCAAGACCTCAATTTCCTGCACAAATAGGTAGCTTGACTGTATTTGAACCATTTCAAGAGGAGATGGTTGTGTATttgaaagcaatacatgagggGGAAGATAATTTTGAAATCTGTGGCTGCTTAACCAACAAACAGGGTAAGGTTTTGGTTGAGCTCAGACATGTGAAGATCAGAATGCTTGGAAGTCGTTCTTATGTTGTCGATGAATACTTCTTCCACCACAGCTTCAGCATCACGGCTGAAGATGCCACATTGAATACATCAATCAAGGCACTGGTCTTTTCTGATGAGGTAGGAATTTCCAAAGCTTTGCAACAGTACTTAGACCCAACGTCAAGATATATTCCATCCTCAAATGGCATTACACTGTTGGAATGTGGACCTGAATTTCTTTTGTCAAAGCtgaaaatttcaaatgtaaagaaACATTTCCAGGAAATTTTGTTCATGTGGGGTGATGCAGACCTAACTTCTCTCAAATCAGAAAATGTCTTGGACATCATGGCAGGTTGTTGTGAGATTTTCCGAAAGATTGTTGGATACCTCAAGGCTAATCATTTCCCAGGTGCTATCAGAGTAATAACCTATAGGTCCTCTGAGAGTTTAGTGGATTACATCAGTCCTGGGTTTGTTCTACTAGGCATGATAAGAGCATGTGCAGCTGAGTTGTCAGAACTCTCCTTTCAGCTGATTGACTTGGGCTCTGTTTCATCTGAAGATATCAAAGCATTGGCTCAGGTCCTGAGATCATACCCCTGTAGCAAATATCCAGAGCTGATAGTGAAAGAGGGCACAATTCTCAAACCTGAAATCATCCACACAGCATTGCCAAACATGGAGAGCACATCAAAAAGTGTCCACATGTTGCATAATGAAGTCTTCACCTTGCAAACATCTGATCCATATGAAATAACAAATCTATCAGCTACAAAAGTGGACAATTCAGTTGAACCAATTCAGGGAAAAAACATTGAGGTTCAAATTAGTAAAATTTGTGTGCATTCATCAGACTACTTTCCTGTCAGCACCTCTGAATTCACTTATGGCCAGACAATGTATTGGAACAAGCACACAACTCAAAACCATAAACTTCTAGCCCTTGATTTCAATGGGATTGTCACAGCTGTGGGTAAAGATGTAGACAAACTGAAAGTTGGGGACCAGATTGTGTGTTGTTATCCTGTGGCTGCCATCTCCAAAGTTGTTCTCCCAGCATCCGTTTGCTACAAAACAAAAAGGCTTTCATTCCTGAAGGACAACCCCTGTATGTCTTATATGCTACTGGCCTGGGAGATTCTGCATGAGATTTTACCCAAAGCCAAAAATCAGAGGAAATTGGCCATTTTCTCAACTGTTCCTGACTCCTGTTTGATGAAGGTCTTAACTACTACTGCAAACAGATCAGGTTGGATCATCAGAGTGAGCACACAGGCAGATCAGCTTGCTTGTGATTTTCATGAGGTGGAAGGAGCTGTCCTTCTTCCTCCATATAATGAGAAGATAATTGAAACAGTTAACAAAGTTACAGTCATCAAAGATGTTGTTCTTGTCTGTGACAACCTGCGAGAGTTTCAAGTCAATCCGAAAACTTTCAGAAATACCAATGATGAAGTCCACATCCATTTCCTCTCCATGTCTCAGATAATGCAGAAATGGTCTCTGCGTATTAATATGACAAAAGTCTACCGCTGGCTGAAATCCATGCATTTGGACAGAAAGTCTTTAGatttaaacacaacacattttcAAAGAAGGAAATCTCAAGACATTGATCTTCTCTTTGTAAAAGAATCTGATTCATACTTCACAAGCCAGATTCTACCCATCATAATCCTGAACAATGATTACAAAAACCAGCTGTCAGATATTCCAGTGTTGGCCAAACACAGACTTTTCCAGAAAAATTCAGTGTATATCGTCACAGGTGGTCTGACCGGGCTGGGCTATGAGACAGTGAAGTTCATTGCTCAGAAAGGAGGAggaaacattgtcattttttcaaggAGCAATCCAAATCCTCAAATTCAGCAAGAATGTCAGAATGTCAGTGATCGTTATGGTTCTGTCATTAAATGTCTACAGTGTGATGTTTCCGTATCAGAGCAAGTTGAACAGGCAATTGCTCACATTGGAAAACTTTTTCCATCCAGTCCAGTCAAAGGAGTCTTTCACAGTGCAGTTGTCTTGCACGATGGGCTAATCGAAAGTCTTGACAAATCTCTttatgaaaaagtaatgaaaccAAAGGTTAATGGAGCGATTAACCTTCACCGTGCTACTAAACACTGCCATCTGGATTACTTTGTATGCTATTCCTCAATCTCTGCCTTCATTGGCAATGCATCACAGACAAATTATGCAGCTGCTAATACGTTCATGGACACTTTCTGCCAGTACCGCAGAAACATGGGACTTTCAGGACAGTCAATCAGCTGGGGGGCTTTAAATCTTGGTCTCCTGTTGAACAAAGTGCATTTCCAAAGATTTCTTGAGGCAAAGGGAATCATGCTACTGGAAGTCCCAGAAATTCTTGAAAGTCTTGAGCAATGCCTCTTGATCAACAAACCTCAACAGGTTGTATGCAAGTTCAATTTCAAAAACAACTGGAATAATGTCCTCAGTCAAAACAAGTCTTTGAGTGCCCGACTGTACAGACTAACAGAGGAAGCCTTGAGGAAAGACAGAATAAGCTTATCCAGACCTGACCAGCCCATCACATCACCACATGAATATATGAGGTCAATGATCAGTGAAACAATTGGTGTTGAGATGGACGACCTTAATGATGACACTCATCTTTCTGATTTAGGCCTTGACTCAATGTTAGCCATGACTCTGCAAAATAAAATCTTCCAGGACAGATGTGTGAATGTCCCTCTAGTGACTCTACTGGATCCAAACAGTACTCTGTCAAGTCTCATCAAAATCCTGCAGGATAATTCTGTAGAAGAGAATCAAAGCAAAGATGAGAACATATCTACATATCTATAA